In one Dama dama isolate Ldn47 chromosome 5, ASM3311817v1, whole genome shotgun sequence genomic region, the following are encoded:
- the TTC19 gene encoding tetratricopeptide repeat protein 19, mitochondrial isoform X2, which yields MKDEPEEAELILHDALRLAHKSHNTKAIAYTYDLMANLAFIRGQLENAEKLFKATMSYLLGGGMQQEDNAIIEISLKLATIYAAQSRQELALAGYEFCISTLEEKIERERELSEDVVSADDKANTRLLLGMCLDTYARYLLFSQQPSQAQRMYEKALRISEEILGERHPQTIVLLNDLATTLDTQGCTDEACVHAQRASDLARQVAHPELHVLLSNLAAVLTHRELYAQAEETYREALRQAELKRDEASVQHIREELAELARKSRPLS from the exons ATGAAAGATGAGCCAGAAGAGGCAGAGCTGATTTTGCATGATGCTCTTCGTCTTGCCCACAAGAGTCACAACACAAAAGCCATCGCTTACACTTATGACCTG ATGGCGAACTTAGCATTTATAAGGGGTCAGCTTGAAAAT GcagaaaaactttttaaagcaaCAATGAGTTACCTGCTTGGAGGGGGCATGCAACAG GAAGACAATGCAATCATAGAGATCTCCCTAAAGCTGGCCACTATTTACGCTGCTCAGAGTAG ACAGGAACTGGCTCTTGCTGGCTATGAATTCTGCATTTCAACTCTTGAGGAGAAAATTGAACGAGAAAGGGAATTATCAGAAGACGTTGTGTCAG CGGATGACAAGGCCAACACACGGCTCCTTCTGGGCATGTGTCTGGACACCTACGCACGCTACCTGCTCTTCTCCCAGCAGCCATCTCAGGCACAGAGGATGTATGAAAAAGCTCTGCGGATTTCTGAGGAAATACTCGGAGAAAGACACCCACAG ACCATCGTGCTGCTGAATGACCTGGCCACTACCCTGGACACACAGGGCTGCACTGACGAGGCCTGTGTTCACGCACAGAGGGCGTCAGACCTGGCGAGGCAGGTGGCACACCCTGAACTGCACGTGCTGCTCAGCAACCTGGCTGCAGTCCTGACGCATAGAG AACTGTACGCACAAGCAGAAGAGACCTATAGGGAAGCACTGAGGCAAGCGGAACTGAAGAGAGACGAGGCTTCTGTGCAGCACATCAGGGAAGAGCTGGCCGAGCTGGCAAGAAAAAGCAGACCTTTGTCATGA
- the TTC19 gene encoding tetratricopeptide repeat protein 19, mitochondrial isoform X1, with product MYRLLAVGLARGLLRAAGLRGRCRPVRLLPGPPGARAPPCREAPHGRGSGLLPLLAALAWSSRPAAAEQERQGAGGAAAGDAEAEAEIIQLLKRAKLCIMKDEPEEAELILHDALRLAHKSHNTKAIAYTYDLMANLAFIRGQLENAEKLFKATMSYLLGGGMQQEDNAIIEISLKLATIYAAQSRQELALAGYEFCISTLEEKIERERELSEDVVSADDKANTRLLLGMCLDTYARYLLFSQQPSQAQRMYEKALRISEEILGERHPQTIVLLNDLATTLDTQGCTDEACVHAQRASDLARQVAHPELHVLLSNLAAVLTHRELYAQAEETYREALRQAELKRDEASVQHIREELAELARKSRPLS from the exons ATGTACCGGCTTCTGGCTGTGGGCCTGGCCCGAGGCCTGTTGCGGGCGGCGGGACTGCGGGGCCGCTGCCGCCCGGTGCGTCTGCTGCCCGGGCCGCCGGGAGCCCGGGCGCCGCCGTGCCGAGAGGCGCCGCACGGCCGAGGCTCGGGCCTGCTGCCGCTGCTGGCAG CGCTCGCCTGGTCCTCGAGGCCCGCGGCGGCGGAGCAGGAGCGGCAGGGCGCGGGCGGGGCTGCGGCCGGGGACGCCGAGGCCGAGGCCGAGATCATCCAGCTGCTGAAGCGAGCCAAG ttgTGCATCATGAAAGATGAGCCAGAAGAGGCAGAGCTGATTTTGCATGATGCTCTTCGTCTTGCCCACAAGAGTCACAACACAAAAGCCATCGCTTACACTTATGACCTG ATGGCGAACTTAGCATTTATAAGGGGTCAGCTTGAAAAT GcagaaaaactttttaaagcaaCAATGAGTTACCTGCTTGGAGGGGGCATGCAACAG GAAGACAATGCAATCATAGAGATCTCCCTAAAGCTGGCCACTATTTACGCTGCTCAGAGTAG ACAGGAACTGGCTCTTGCTGGCTATGAATTCTGCATTTCAACTCTTGAGGAGAAAATTGAACGAGAAAGGGAATTATCAGAAGACGTTGTGTCAG CGGATGACAAGGCCAACACACGGCTCCTTCTGGGCATGTGTCTGGACACCTACGCACGCTACCTGCTCTTCTCCCAGCAGCCATCTCAGGCACAGAGGATGTATGAAAAAGCTCTGCGGATTTCTGAGGAAATACTCGGAGAAAGACACCCACAG ACCATCGTGCTGCTGAATGACCTGGCCACTACCCTGGACACACAGGGCTGCACTGACGAGGCCTGTGTTCACGCACAGAGGGCGTCAGACCTGGCGAGGCAGGTGGCACACCCTGAACTGCACGTGCTGCTCAGCAACCTGGCTGCAGTCCTGACGCATAGAG AACTGTACGCACAAGCAGAAGAGACCTATAGGGAAGCACTGAGGCAAGCGGAACTGAAGAGAGACGAGGCTTCTGTGCAGCACATCAGGGAAGAGCTGGCCGAGCTGGCAAGAAAAAGCAGACCTTTGTCATGA